One Plasmodium cynomolgi strain B DNA, chromosome 12, whole genome shotgun sequence genomic region harbors:
- a CDS encoding hypothetical protein (putative), with translation MEDFLTKLKKISEQYNNLLLEKKIIDKRIANIGENIRKYEETKEKSLKDVELKKNQLLKNRNKHIIMCQKMEQLNGKLNEILIRKQSIDDDEEKKVIKKQIDTVNNTYVLLKHVQNLNDAMLKDEGNRYYKLITENIHSKSFSNKKTLNILNSFLRKSGANIQERGINGGKSSASASANASANTSANTTANSTANSCTNYFKIIQTNDIVQKLLTLFSGDHTTLTIDKQQFLFVLLMNILRKIACSSERAIPPEECNSSNH, from the coding sequence ATGGAGGACTTCCTGACAAAGCTGAAGAAAATATCTGAGCAGTACAACAACCTGctactggaaaaaaagataatcGACAAGCGGATCGCGAACATCGGAGAAAATATACGCAAATATGAAGAGACAAAGGAAAAGTCCCTGAAGGACGTGGAGCTGAAGAAAAACCAGCTGTTAAAGAACAGAAATAAACACATAATAATGTGCCAGAAAATGGAACAGCTAAACGGAAAGCTGAACGAAATACTCATAAGAAAGCAAAGCAtagatgatgatgaagaaaaaaaagtgataaaaaaacaaatcgacACAGTTAACAACACATATGTTTTGCTGAAGCATGTCCAAAATTTAAATGACGCAATGCTTAAGGACGAAGGCAATCGCTActataaattaattacagAAAATATACACAGCAAAAGCTTCAGTAATAAGAAAACGCTGAATATACTCAACAGCTTCTTGCGCAAAAGTGGGGCCAACATCCAGGAGAGGGGCATCAACGGGGGCAAATCCTCCGCAAGTGCCTCAGCAAATGCCTCAGCAAATACCTCAGCAAACACCACCGCAAACTCCACCGCAAACTCCtgcacaaattattttaaaatcattCAAACGAATGACATTGTCCAAAAGCTGCTAACCCTTTTTTCGGGAGACCACACCACCCTAACGATCGATAAGCAGCAATTCCTGTTTGTCCTCCTGATGAACATTTTGCGCAAAATCGCCTGCAGCAGCGAAAGAGCCATTCCTCCTGAAGAATGCAACTCGAGCAACCAC
- a CDS encoding methylase (putative), with product MSPFTVVAFEFLIIVTFYFLQNGSIKFGHAWCVKNASLGKGKVNGKGRNVFGAGRRCYLTAGGGISLGGRTYRPERNIRHAIHEGKLKNRRIYSPDTYTRPMMSKVKESLFSILSHLGIFSNSTINVLDVFSGSGNLGIECISRDIPHVTFVDLSLNSCKTIYENLKLCNINYSYNQIIRADAMELLKCPLKFHMGQKFHLAFFTPPYEQIVYSELIQNISNSELFHPDCLVFIEYPKEIEMLPQRVYNMIGLRNRKFGRTYFALYVLNSSGKYLFAERRDEFYPLHYNRKQRRQEKYL from the exons ATGAGCCCCTTCACAGTTGTGGCATTTGAGTTTCTTATCATTgtcacattttattttctccaaaatgggaGTATAAAATTTGGCCACGCGTGGTGTGTGAAGAATGCATCCTTAGGGAAGGGGAAGGTGAACGGCAAAGGTAGAAATGTGTTTGGCGCAGGCAGACGGTGTTATCTCACCGCAGGAGGAGGCATCTCCTTGGGGGGGAGAACCTACCGGCCAGAAAGGAACATTCGCCATGC catTCATGAAGGGAAACTTAAGAACAGAAGGATATACTCACCTGACACTTACACCAGGCCAATGATGAGTAAGGTGAAGGAATCTCTGTTTAGCATATTATCCCACTTGGGAATATTCAGTAACTCCACCATAAACGTCTTAGACGTGTTCAGTGGGAGTGGGAACCTGGGTATCGAGTGCATTTCGAGAGACATACCTCACGTGACCTTTGTAGACTTATCACTCAATAGCTGCAAAACTATTTACGAAAATTTAAAACTATGCAACATTAACTATTCGTACAATCAAATAATAAGGGCAGATGCTATGGAGTTGTTAAAGTGCCCTTTGAAGTTTCATATGGGACAGAAATTTCACTTAGCTTTTTTCACTCCACcgtatgaacaaattgtgtACAGTGAGTTGatacaaaatatttccaaCAGTGAGCTGTTCCACCCTGACTGTCTTGTCTTTATTGAATATCCGAAAGAGATTGAAATGCTGCCACAGAGGGTATACAATATGATAGGGTTAAGGAATAGGAAATTTGGAAGAACCTACTTTGCGTTGTACGTTCTGAACAGTTCAGGTAAATATCTTTTTGCTGAAAGGAGGGATGAATTTTACCCTCTCCATTATAACCGTAAACAGCGTAGGCAGGAGAAGTATCTTTAg
- a CDS encoding hypothetical protein (putative): MKRMHMHLLLLLLLLWLSLCVESIRKTQDTKKKNSLIKTAKKKVVRFTRRYKKSYKLKEVDVLGRYEVKAYFFFDDSFEKRFKWNLYYKFCKSSTPSICNYVKLRKQFEKWYDDKNFSIKKYMSDVNLVYNQFYSKYSILQFDISLEANNVLKISKVPNLSDILMESLTNLISRKKLKPPSDVPSWRLSFNYITGVKKLVVKAPSQVPGMNFYFFFVIPAYKYYYSNLFTSIGDIYFKYEWGINKYKVGYFTMESM, from the exons atgaaaaggatgCACATGCACCTactgctgctgctactgctgctatGGCTGTCCCTTTGTGTGGAAAGCATCAGGAAAACCCaagacacaaaaaagaaaaatagctTAATCAAAACAGCCAAGAAAAAAGTAGTTCGATTTACCCGCAGATATAAAAAGTCATACAAATTGAAGGAAGTAGATGTACTCGGTAGGTACGAAGTCAAAGCttacttcttcttcgatGACTCGTTCGAAAAAAGATTTAAATGGAATTTATATtacaaattttgcaaaagcagTACCCCTAGCATCTGTAATTATGTAAAGTTACGAAAGCAGTTCGAAAAATGGTACGATGACAAAAATTtttcgataaaaaaatacatgtctGATGTGAATTTAGTTTATAATCAGTTTTACAGTAAGTATTCTATATTGCAATTCGACATAAGCTTGGAGGCTAAcaacgttttaaaaatttcaaaagtACCTAACTTGTCTGATATATTAATGGAATCATTGACCAATTTGATTAGTCGAAAGAAGCTGAAACCTCCATCGGATGTTCCTTCTTGGCGTCTGTCCTTTAACTACATCACAGGGGTGAAGAAGCTCGTTGTCAAGGCCCCCTCACAGGTTCCAGGAAtgaatttttactttttcttcgttATCCCGGCTTATAAATATT attattcaaatttgtttaCCAGCATCGGAGATATTTATTTCAAATACGAGTGGGGaattaataaatacaaaGTTGGGTACTTCACCATGGAGTCGATGTAA